Proteins encoded by one window of Synechococcus sp. MVIR-18-1:
- a CDS encoding N-acetylmuramoyl-L-alanine amidase, whose amino-acid sequence MVFNRLTQIWKRLKSQVSHRGATVILCSGTVVLGMGALAWLSNDQSGALKASGPSLLDLLDEVGSEAKRERKNIEPTKQPFPPRAISWSSPLSKQCSGFDSKLKNRLEAQQRTLKDRRVSVATDPTNYGDRFRINPWGAALNPDPRVVVLHETVYSLQSAVNTFLTPHPRDADQVSYHTVIGLNGKIVDLVDPLNRAYGAGYSAFLGEWAVTNPKIRGSVNNFALHLSLETPGDGANSRSIHSGYSSAQYDSLALVLTDWINRFGFTPAAITTHRHVDLGGERGDPRSFDWDELQTRLAALKVLCP is encoded by the coding sequence ATGGTTTTCAATCGTTTAACTCAAATCTGGAAGCGACTGAAGTCTCAGGTATCGCATCGTGGTGCAACGGTCATCCTCTGTAGCGGCACTGTCGTTTTGGGCATGGGTGCTTTGGCCTGGTTGAGCAATGATCAAAGTGGTGCACTGAAAGCGAGTGGTCCGTCTCTCCTCGATCTTCTTGATGAAGTGGGCAGTGAGGCAAAACGAGAGCGTAAAAATATTGAGCCAACCAAGCAACCATTCCCTCCTAGGGCGATCTCCTGGTCTTCACCCTTATCGAAACAATGTTCTGGCTTTGACTCCAAGCTCAAAAATCGGCTGGAAGCTCAACAACGCACGCTGAAGGATCGTCGTGTATCGGTAGCAACAGATCCAACAAATTATGGAGACCGCTTCAGAATTAATCCCTGGGGAGCAGCTCTCAATCCGGATCCCCGTGTTGTTGTCCTCCATGAAACGGTGTACTCGCTCCAGTCTGCTGTGAATACCTTTTTGACTCCCCACCCAAGAGATGCAGACCAAGTGAGTTACCACACAGTGATTGGTCTTAACGGGAAAATTGTTGATCTTGTTGATCCACTCAATCGCGCCTACGGGGCTGGTTATTCAGCTTTTTTAGGTGAATGGGCCGTAACCAATCCAAAAATAAGGGGCTCCGTTAATAATTTTGCGCTTCACTTAAGCCTGGAAACACCAGGGGATGGAGCCAATAGCAGATCTATCCATAGCGGATACTCATCCGCCCAATACGACTCTCTAGCGCTTGTCTTAACAGACTGGATCAATCGTTTTGGATTCACACCAGCGGCCATTACCACCCATCGTCATGTTGATCTTGGTGGAGAACGCGGCGATCCAAGAAGTTTTGACTGGGATGAACTTCAAACCCGACTCGCTGCATTAAAAGTTCTATGTCCTTAA
- a CDS encoding PDZ domain-containing protein, with the protein MDGVRISIDLCEPARQQLKVKLEWTPRVHHQSWLMPSWTPGSYTVRDHAQHLHSLQLQQSGRAIRCKRVAPSCWTAELLDLDPVCLTYTLEARQLTVRTNHLDPDFASLCLPAVVMLIDGERWNPHHLQLCLPTDWLGHLPLPRVDDGYEAKDFDHLVDAPVHAGPFDSRPFTVCGHQHELLTIGEPPMGWPLPLQADIEAVCEAACTLMGTPPPAGDCYQLVIQLLDQGYGGLEHDHSSVLQFSWEALTKKDGYRQLLQLIGHEYFHQWNVRRLRPGAYVPYRYDKAEISDGLWFAEGITSYFDLTLSLLADKSDRQTFLEDLGKDISHVLLNPGCNIQSLADSSREAWLRLYKQTAANSVAQISYYRLGTVISFCLDVQLRQSGSALSCVVRDLWQRLGRYGKGYEPTDLIQAVAAHNMALAELLPTWLETTMAAPIHESLSALGLQAVAIHAKHPNVGLQLSKQKGRFIINKVSPNGPAEHAGLVPGDELIGAHDWRLRGLDHWQALLQGPEQIPVLYARRGRLSSTILKKSDPIVEQWEIGWDPRASSSQKDLRDRWFSIV; encoded by the coding sequence ATGGATGGCGTCAGGATTTCGATCGATCTCTGCGAGCCTGCACGTCAGCAACTCAAGGTGAAACTCGAGTGGACACCTCGAGTACACCATCAATCCTGGCTAATGCCGAGTTGGACACCTGGGTCCTATACCGTTCGCGATCACGCGCAGCATCTGCACAGCCTTCAGCTTCAGCAATCAGGTCGCGCGATTAGATGCAAGCGAGTAGCGCCCTCGTGCTGGACAGCCGAGCTCCTGGACCTCGATCCCGTGTGCTTGACCTACACGCTGGAAGCGCGTCAGCTCACGGTGCGCACCAATCATTTAGATCCAGATTTCGCATCCCTGTGCCTTCCCGCAGTGGTCATGCTGATTGATGGGGAACGCTGGAATCCGCATCATCTCCAACTGTGTTTGCCTACCGATTGGTTAGGACATCTCCCCCTGCCACGTGTTGACGATGGCTATGAAGCAAAAGACTTTGACCATCTCGTTGATGCGCCAGTACACGCCGGTCCCTTTGATTCTCGTCCGTTCACTGTTTGTGGACATCAGCATGAGTTGCTAACAATCGGCGAGCCACCGATGGGTTGGCCTCTCCCCCTTCAAGCCGATATCGAGGCGGTCTGTGAAGCAGCTTGCACGCTGATGGGTACCCCACCACCGGCTGGTGATTGTTATCAATTAGTGATTCAGCTGCTCGATCAAGGTTATGGCGGTTTAGAGCATGATCATTCTTCAGTGCTTCAATTTTCCTGGGAAGCTCTCACAAAAAAAGATGGCTATCGGCAACTCCTACAGCTCATAGGCCACGAATACTTTCACCAATGGAATGTGCGTAGACTCCGACCAGGCGCCTACGTTCCCTATCGATACGACAAGGCAGAAATTAGCGATGGACTTTGGTTTGCAGAAGGAATCACCAGTTATTTTGATCTCACCCTGTCGCTTTTAGCGGATAAATCTGATCGACAGACGTTCCTCGAAGATTTAGGGAAAGATATTTCCCATGTCCTCCTAAATCCTGGATGCAACATCCAATCCTTAGCTGATAGCTCGAGAGAAGCATGGCTACGGCTTTATAAACAAACAGCCGCAAATTCTGTTGCTCAAATTAGCTACTACCGACTTGGAACTGTTATTTCATTTTGCCTTGATGTACAACTTAGACAATCAGGATCGGCCCTTTCCTGTGTTGTTCGTGACCTTTGGCAACGCTTAGGCCGCTACGGCAAGGGTTATGAGCCAACAGACTTGATTCAAGCTGTGGCGGCCCACAACATGGCACTAGCCGAGCTTTTGCCAACCTGGCTTGAAACCACCATGGCAGCTCCTATTCACGAAAGCCTGAGCGCTCTTGGCTTGCAAGCGGTTGCAATTCACGCAAAGCACCCAAACGTAGGACTACAACTTTCCAAACAAAAAGGTCGTTTCATCATCAACAAGGTGAGTCCGAATGGTCCTGCTGAACACGCAGGACTTGTCCCAGGGGACGAACTGATCGGGGCTCATGATTGGCGTCTAAGGGGTCTTGATCATTGGCAAGCACTCCTTCAAGGGCCTGAGCAGATTCCTGTTCTTTATGCGCGTCGTGGTCGTCTTAGCTCGACAATCCTGAAGAAAAGCGATCCAATTGTTGAGCAATGGGAAATCGGCTGGGACCCTAGAGCCTCCTCATCACAAAAAGACTTACGTGATCGATGGTTTTCAATCGTTTAA
- a CDS encoding DUF1257 domain-containing protein, producing the protein MSHLTILPTVITDLELLEETLLAEHYLVQRPGLIKAFGQDIYPAELVATDSSGLQMGWRWDADGSLALMLDLGQTRNSAGHKTHLKTILRAYALRSALRSADGVSLDPSVSTTGQQGAERAMC; encoded by the coding sequence ATGTCCCATCTGACCATCCTGCCAACCGTCATCACAGACCTCGAGCTTCTTGAGGAAACTCTGTTAGCGGAGCACTACCTCGTCCAACGTCCAGGCCTAATCAAAGCGTTTGGCCAGGATATTTATCCAGCTGAATTGGTAGCCACAGACAGCAGCGGGCTCCAAATGGGCTGGAGGTGGGATGCCGATGGATCGTTGGCGTTGATGCTGGATCTTGGTCAAACCAGAAATTCTGCAGGACACAAAACGCATCTCAAAACCATTTTGCGGGCCTATGCCCTGAGGTCGGCCCTGCGCTCTGCAGATGGGGTCAGCTTGGATCCATCCGTTTCAACAACAGGTCAGCAGGGAGCTGAGCGGGCCATGTGCTGA
- the purN gene encoding phosphoribosylglycinamide formyltransferase, translating into MPAPLNLSHCAANSLDSGLELISPSIQQWPQFEPALRLGVMASGNGSNFEAIQSSISAKALHADIRLLVVNNQGCGAEQRAERLNIPCELFDHRQFETRERLDHALVNAFLEADVDLIVMAGWMRIVTPVLIEAFPNRLLNIHPSLLPSFKGLDAVGQALQASVRISGCTAHLVQADVDTGPVIAQAAVPVLQDDSPESLALRIQAQEHRILPWAIALAGMQWRQTLAPSSSTDQG; encoded by the coding sequence ATGCCTGCGCCTTTGAACCTTAGCCACTGTGCTGCGAATTCACTCGATTCAGGTCTCGAGCTGATTTCCCCGTCGATTCAGCAATGGCCTCAGTTTGAGCCAGCGTTGCGATTGGGAGTGATGGCTTCTGGCAACGGAAGCAATTTCGAGGCGATTCAAAGCTCGATTTCTGCTAAAGCGCTGCATGCCGACATTCGCCTCTTAGTGGTCAACAACCAAGGCTGTGGAGCTGAACAACGAGCGGAGCGTCTGAACATTCCTTGTGAGTTGTTCGATCATCGTCAGTTTGAGACGAGAGAACGTCTTGATCACGCCCTTGTGAATGCGTTTCTTGAGGCTGATGTGGATCTGATTGTGATGGCTGGATGGATGAGGATTGTGACTCCTGTGCTGATTGAAGCGTTCCCGAACAGATTGCTCAATATCCACCCATCACTTTTACCCAGCTTCAAAGGTCTCGATGCGGTTGGTCAAGCTCTTCAAGCGTCTGTGCGGATCAGTGGTTGCACTGCACATTTGGTCCAGGCGGATGTGGATACCGGCCCCGTCATCGCCCAGGCGGCTGTTCCAGTGCTTCAGGACGACAGCCCAGAGTCCTTGGCCTTGCGTATCCAAGCCCAAGAACATCGCATCTTGCCCTGGGCTATCGCTCTTGCCGGCATGCAGTGGCGGCAGACCTTGGCGCCTTCTTCCAGCACAGATCAGGGGTAA
- the argC gene encoding N-acetyl-gamma-glutamyl-phosphate reductase yields MAIKRVAVIGASGYGGLQSLRLLQSHPNFEISLLAGERSAGKRWSELCPFLPLPDDPLVESPEPTRIAERADVALLSLPNGLASGLVPGLLDRGVRVVDLSADYRYRSLDQWSSVYAQEALSCKRTDADLCAEATYGLPEWNASAIATARLVAAPGCFPTASLLPLLPFLKQGLIEQDGVIIDAKTGTSGGGRAAKEHLLLAEASESISPYGVVGHRHTSEIEQMASEVAGCGIQLQFTPHLVPMVRGLLSTVYARLRDPGLTAEDCTTVLESFYRHHTCVTVLPVGTYPATKWAKHTNRAFLSVQVDNRTGRLVLMSAVDNLMKGQAAQAIQCLNLMAGLPGETGLPLVPFYP; encoded by the coding sequence ATGGCGATCAAACGAGTTGCGGTCATCGGAGCATCCGGTTATGGGGGCTTGCAAAGCCTGAGGCTGTTGCAGTCCCATCCAAATTTTGAGATCAGCCTGCTCGCCGGAGAACGCAGTGCTGGCAAGCGTTGGAGCGAGCTCTGTCCGTTTTTGCCCCTACCGGATGATCCCCTGGTGGAGAGTCCTGAGCCCACAAGAATTGCCGAGCGGGCAGATGTGGCCTTGCTCAGCCTCCCCAATGGATTGGCGAGTGGCCTGGTGCCTGGGCTTCTGGATCGAGGCGTACGCGTTGTCGATCTCTCCGCTGATTACCGCTACCGCTCGCTCGACCAATGGTCGAGCGTCTACGCCCAGGAGGCTCTCTCGTGCAAGCGCACAGATGCCGATCTTTGTGCTGAAGCCACATACGGATTACCTGAGTGGAATGCTTCTGCTATTGCAACAGCGCGATTGGTAGCTGCGCCCGGCTGCTTTCCTACCGCGAGCTTGCTTCCTTTGTTGCCCTTTCTCAAGCAGGGATTAATCGAACAAGACGGTGTGATTATCGATGCAAAGACGGGCACATCCGGTGGAGGACGCGCAGCAAAAGAACATCTTTTGCTGGCGGAAGCCTCTGAATCAATTAGTCCCTACGGCGTCGTAGGCCATCGCCACACCTCTGAAATTGAGCAGATGGCCAGTGAGGTTGCCGGATGTGGAATCCAGTTGCAGTTCACACCCCATCTGGTTCCCATGGTGCGCGGGCTGCTCTCAACCGTGTACGCCAGATTGCGCGATCCGGGACTTACTGCCGAAGACTGCACCACCGTTTTGGAGAGTTTTTACCGCCATCACACCTGCGTCACGGTGTTGCCGGTTGGAACCTATCCAGCAACCAAATGGGCAAAACACACCAACCGGGCCTTTTTATCCGTCCAAGTCGACAATCGAACCGGACGTCTTGTCCTGATGAGCGCCGTTGACAACTTGATGAAAGGACAGGCCGCACAGGCCATTCAATGTCTCAACCTGATGGCAGGACTACCGGGCGAAACAGGTTTACCTCTCGTGCCCTTTTACCCCTGA
- the ribBA gene encoding bifunctional 3,4-dihydroxy-2-butanone-4-phosphate synthase/GTP cyclohydrolase II, producing the protein MDPIFDSIPDALNAIRNGECVVVVDDERRENEGDLICASQFATPEQINFMAKEARGLICLAIEGDRLDALDLPLMVDRNTDENQTAFTVSIDAGPEHGVSTGISAEDRSRTIQVVLQADAKPSDLRRPGHVFPLRARSGGVLKRAGHTEAAVDLAQLAGLIPSGVICEIQNSDGSMARLPELQDYAKQFGLRLISIADLISYRLQNERFVRRHAQAVMPSQFGQFQAIGFRNELDNSEHVALVKGIPGQLQEPVLVRMHSECLTGDAFGSLRCDCRPQLEAALSQIEQEGEGVVVYLRQEGRGIGLINKLKAYSLQDGGLDTVEANEKLGFGADLRNYGVGAQILGDLGIHRLRLLTNNPRKIAGLGGYGLEVVSRIPLIINPGDHNANYLATKRDKLGHLFNENSSNDVVTLAWDCGEDLIAKLPDLLNRAEMLASELNLSLQPEQTPRLLALWERPQFVWTISGDNSAIEQFLKTLASWTETKRLGFLKTAKAEQRLHPSLQLNREDRDLASLLDDKKNGWTDQADQPILIHWS; encoded by the coding sequence ATGGATCCGATCTTTGATTCCATCCCTGATGCCCTTAACGCCATCCGTAATGGCGAGTGCGTTGTTGTCGTCGATGACGAGCGCCGTGAAAACGAAGGAGATTTAATTTGTGCATCGCAGTTTGCGACGCCAGAGCAGATCAATTTCATGGCCAAAGAGGCTCGTGGCTTGATTTGTCTTGCCATCGAAGGAGATCGTCTTGATGCCCTCGACCTCCCCTTGATGGTTGATCGCAACACCGATGAAAATCAAACGGCTTTCACGGTGAGTATTGATGCCGGCCCTGAGCATGGTGTCTCGACTGGAATTTCAGCAGAAGACCGCTCTCGAACGATTCAGGTTGTGCTTCAGGCCGATGCCAAACCATCCGATTTAAGGCGTCCAGGGCACGTGTTTCCGCTAAGAGCCCGTTCTGGAGGGGTGCTCAAACGTGCTGGACATACTGAAGCTGCTGTTGATCTCGCCCAGCTCGCCGGACTCATCCCCTCGGGGGTGATTTGTGAAATACAGAATTCCGATGGGTCGATGGCTCGTCTGCCAGAACTTCAGGACTACGCCAAACAATTTGGCTTACGGCTGATCAGCATTGCTGACCTCATCAGCTACAGGCTTCAGAACGAGCGTTTTGTTCGTCGTCATGCTCAGGCAGTCATGCCTAGTCAGTTCGGACAGTTCCAGGCGATTGGATTTCGCAATGAACTGGATAACAGTGAGCATGTTGCCCTGGTGAAAGGTATTCCCGGGCAACTGCAAGAACCTGTTTTGGTTCGGATGCATTCTGAGTGCTTGACGGGAGATGCATTTGGTTCTCTTCGTTGTGACTGCAGGCCACAACTTGAGGCCGCTTTGTCGCAAATCGAGCAAGAAGGTGAAGGGGTTGTTGTTTATTTACGGCAAGAAGGGCGTGGCATTGGTCTGATCAATAAATTGAAGGCTTACAGCCTTCAAGATGGTGGACTCGACACCGTTGAAGCGAATGAAAAGCTTGGATTTGGAGCAGATCTCCGCAATTACGGAGTGGGGGCTCAGATTCTCGGTGATCTTGGTATTCATCGCCTCAGGCTCTTAACCAATAACCCACGCAAAATTGCAGGACTCGGGGGGTACGGCTTGGAAGTTGTGAGTCGAATCCCACTCATCATTAATCCAGGCGATCATAATGCCAATTATCTAGCCACAAAAAGAGATAAATTAGGACATCTATTCAATGAGAATAGCTCTAACGATGTTGTCACTCTAGCCTGGGATTGTGGCGAAGATCTGATCGCGAAGCTCCCAGATCTTTTAAATAGGGCTGAGATGTTGGCTTCAGAATTAAATCTGAGTTTGCAACCAGAGCAAACACCAAGACTGCTTGCTCTTTGGGAGCGTCCTCAATTTGTTTGGACTATTTCAGGTGACAATTCCGCAATTGAGCAATTTCTCAAAACTTTGGCGTCTTGGACGGAAACAAAAAGGCTTGGCTTCTTGAAAACGGCGAAAGCAGAACAGCGTCTCCATCCTTCATTGCAACTCAATCGCGAAGACAGAGACTTGGCTTCCTTGTTAGACGACAAAAAAAATGGCTGGACAGACCAAGCTGACCAGCCGATTTTGATTCACTGGTCCTAG
- a CDS encoding peptidylprolyl isomerase, producing MKTDAGQIKLEMFDQDAPNTVANFVKLAREGFYDGLAFHRVIDGFMAQGGCPNSREGAKGMPGTGGPGYMINCEINSKKHAPGILSMAHAGKNTGGSQFFIVHEAQPHLDGVHTVFGQTGDMDVVLALKNGSRIESVTVSD from the coding sequence ATGAAAACGGATGCCGGCCAGATCAAGCTGGAAATGTTCGATCAAGATGCGCCGAACACCGTCGCCAATTTTGTGAAGCTCGCGCGTGAAGGCTTTTACGACGGTCTTGCCTTCCATCGCGTCATCGATGGTTTTATGGCTCAGGGTGGATGCCCAAACAGCCGTGAAGGCGCAAAAGGAATGCCTGGAACAGGCGGTCCTGGCTACATGATCAATTGCGAGATCAACAGTAAGAAGCATGCCCCTGGCATTCTTTCGATGGCCCATGCCGGTAAGAACACGGGCGGAAGCCAGTTCTTCATCGTTCATGAAGCTCAGCCCCATCTCGATGGTGTTCACACGGTGTTTGGACAAACCGGTGACATGGATGTCGTTCTCGCCTTGAAAAATGGCAGTCGCATTGAAAGCGTCACAGTGAGTGACTGA
- the mtnP gene encoding S-methyl-5'-thioadenosine phosphorylase: MTTVHSSLQDARVGVIGGSGLYAIDGLESVEEVTLDTPFGVPSDCLRVGQLNGVEVVFLARHGRSHHLLPSEVPYRANIWAMRSLGVRWLISVSAVGSLQEHLRPRDMVVPSQFIDRTVQRPQSFFGDGCVAHVSLADPFCERLSDLLASAASTEMPSGHRLHRGGTYLCMEGPAFSTRAESELYRNWGCDVIGMTNHTEARLAREAEIAYASLSMVTDFDCWHQEHDAVTVEMIIGNLKANATATGPILFALMEKLGRERPSSPAHDALKDALMTPPDAVPAATRHRLDLFTSAYWGPATAPVQ, encoded by the coding sequence ATGACCACAGTCCATTCCTCCCTCCAAGACGCTCGAGTTGGTGTGATCGGTGGTAGTGGTTTGTATGCGATCGATGGACTCGAATCTGTTGAAGAAGTCACGTTGGACACGCCATTCGGTGTTCCTTCTGATTGTTTGCGCGTCGGCCAACTCAATGGAGTTGAGGTGGTGTTTCTTGCCCGCCATGGACGCTCACATCACCTGCTCCCAAGCGAAGTTCCCTATCGGGCCAATATCTGGGCCATGAGGTCCTTAGGGGTTCGCTGGCTGATATCGGTGTCAGCCGTTGGATCTCTTCAGGAACATCTTCGCCCCCGCGACATGGTTGTTCCAAGCCAGTTCATCGACAGAACGGTGCAGAGGCCTCAATCTTTTTTTGGCGATGGCTGCGTTGCCCACGTCAGCCTTGCTGATCCGTTTTGCGAGCGGTTGAGTGATCTGCTTGCCTCTGCAGCATCGACAGAAATGCCATCCGGACATCGGCTGCATCGTGGTGGCACCTATCTATGCATGGAAGGCCCAGCGTTTTCGACAAGAGCGGAAAGCGAGCTATATCGCAATTGGGGTTGTGATGTGATCGGCATGACGAATCACACGGAAGCCCGTTTAGCGAGAGAGGCCGAAATCGCCTATGCCTCCCTGAGCATGGTTACCGATTTTGATTGTTGGCATCAAGAACATGATGCCGTGACCGTTGAGATGATTATTGGCAACCTCAAAGCCAATGCCACTGCAACGGGGCCAATCCTCTTCGCACTCATGGAAAAATTAGGCCGTGAACGTCCTTCTTCCCCTGCCCATGACGCTCTCAAAGATGCATTAATGACGCCTCCTGATGCTGTTCCTGCGGCTACCAGGCATCGCCTGGATTTATTCACGAGTGCTTATTGGGGACCGGCAACCGCTCCAGTTCAATGA
- the murQ gene encoding N-acetylmuramic acid 6-phosphate etherase, producing MNPSENRGYLTTEQSNPRSADLDVLSTVDLVKLFIDEDRKPQLAVEGASEALSAAVDAVAVRLSQGGRLFYIGAGTSGRLGVLDAAECPPTFCSPPELVQGVLAGGAPALLRSSEGLEDLETAGVDDLKEHQFGAKDCLVGIAAGGTTPYVRGALQYAVDLQALAIAMACVPAEQAPMPCHLDIRLITGPELLTGSTRLKAGTATKMALNILSTGVMVKLGKVYGNRMVDVAASNSKLVDRSLRILTDLVGLSREQGLPLLNEAKGSVKRALVMAAGSMDLPEAQTLLSNHNGNLRLALGSIGITLNATPH from the coding sequence GTGAATCCATCTGAAAATCGGGGCTACCTCACAACAGAGCAATCGAATCCCCGCAGTGCCGATTTGGACGTACTGTCCACAGTCGATCTCGTGAAGCTGTTCATCGATGAAGATCGCAAACCGCAGTTAGCTGTTGAAGGTGCTTCAGAAGCGCTCAGCGCTGCAGTCGATGCTGTAGCAGTGCGATTAAGCCAAGGCGGGAGACTGTTTTATATCGGGGCAGGAACCTCGGGACGTCTTGGTGTTTTGGATGCCGCTGAATGTCCTCCCACCTTTTGCAGCCCACCAGAACTGGTACAGGGTGTTTTAGCTGGAGGTGCTCCGGCCCTTTTACGCAGTTCAGAGGGTCTTGAAGATCTTGAGACAGCAGGCGTAGACGACCTCAAAGAACATCAATTCGGCGCAAAGGATTGCTTAGTAGGCATTGCCGCTGGTGGCACCACGCCCTATGTACGCGGTGCCCTCCAATACGCCGTGGATTTACAGGCCTTGGCTATTGCAATGGCCTGCGTTCCCGCAGAACAAGCGCCCATGCCCTGCCACTTGGACATCCGCTTGATCACCGGACCAGAACTGCTGACTGGATCGACGCGTTTGAAGGCGGGAACCGCTACAAAAATGGCTCTCAACATCCTCTCCACCGGGGTGATGGTGAAATTGGGAAAGGTGTATGGAAACCGCATGGTTGATGTCGCTGCTAGCAACAGCAAGCTTGTGGACCGCTCACTGCGAATTTTGACCGATCTCGTTGGCTTATCACGCGAGCAAGGCCTTCCCCTACTCAACGAAGCCAAGGGCTCGGTCAAACGAGCCTTGGTGATGGCGGCTGGATCCATGGATCTTCCAGAGGCTCAAACCCTGTTGTCCAATCACAACGGCAACCTACGACTAGCCCTTGGTTCGATCGGAATCACCCTGAATGCAACGCCTCATTGA
- a CDS encoding DUF3110 domain-containing protein, translating to MLVHVLLYDAGQDSEGIHSLELSGQTVVLMFENCDDAERYAGLLEAQDFPTPTVEALDQHEVELFCTEAGYEARLVETGFVPKSDDERLMLAPPTANRDVSNWQTEDQSLDSVQPSSPSDGLDDVRRRLEGLL from the coding sequence ATGCTCGTTCACGTCCTTCTTTACGACGCCGGTCAGGACAGTGAGGGCATTCATTCCCTTGAGCTCTCTGGCCAGACCGTGGTTTTGATGTTTGAAAACTGCGACGATGCCGAACGGTATGCAGGCCTGCTAGAGGCCCAGGATTTCCCCACTCCGACAGTTGAGGCTCTCGATCAACACGAGGTGGAACTCTTTTGTACTGAGGCTGGATATGAAGCGCGACTCGTCGAAACTGGCTTTGTACCCAAATCAGATGACGAACGCTTAATGCTGGCTCCTCCCACTGCCAATCGTGACGTCAGCAATTGGCAAACCGAGGATCAATCGCTCGATAGCGTGCAGCCATCAAGCCCAAGTGATGGTCTGGATGACGTCCGTCGTCGCTTGGAAGGTTTGCTGTGA
- a CDS encoding DnaJ C-terminal domain-containing protein encodes MTSIAEPDYWALLGLDPGSDGDSLKRAFRREARRWHPDLNGNDRQAEERFKLVNEAYAVLSDHDRRVAWERGRTGRSLNQDPFASGFPDFEEYLAVVLGIGHSPEPDRPEDTHDDDDSPSERRPTPSPQPPPPVRSQDNLETTVVLTPDQALHGTAVNLELSDGTVIEVDTPPFAGDGWRLRLEGVAPGGRDHFLQLQVVTAEGLRIDGLRVLYRLELFPPDAALGCAVDVPTLSGSVTLQVPPGSSSGRLLRLRERGLVWNDRQGDQLVEVVIVIPAHLNDDEQALYQRLQELSLDQGRL; translated from the coding sequence ATGACTTCTATCGCTGAGCCCGATTATTGGGCCCTTCTAGGTCTCGATCCAGGCAGTGACGGGGATTCACTGAAACGTGCGTTCAGGCGTGAAGCAAGGCGCTGGCACCCCGATCTCAACGGAAACGATCGCCAGGCTGAAGAGCGCTTCAAACTCGTCAATGAGGCCTATGCCGTCCTCAGTGATCACGACAGGCGCGTCGCCTGGGAGCGCGGTCGCACCGGTCGAAGTCTTAATCAAGACCCGTTTGCTTCAGGGTTCCCTGATTTCGAGGAGTATCTCGCCGTCGTTCTTGGCATTGGTCATTCTCCAGAGCCTGATCGCCCCGAAGACACCCACGATGACGATGACTCGCCATCAGAACGCAGACCCACCCCATCTCCCCAACCTCCACCTCCTGTTCGCTCACAAGACAATCTCGAAACAACCGTTGTCTTGACTCCCGACCAGGCCCTTCACGGCACAGCGGTGAATTTGGAGCTCTCCGATGGAACTGTGATCGAGGTGGATACGCCTCCATTCGCAGGGGATGGCTGGCGCCTCCGTTTGGAGGGGGTCGCACCTGGTGGACGTGATCATTTTTTGCAGTTGCAGGTTGTCACCGCTGAAGGGCTCCGCATTGATGGATTGCGCGTGTTGTACCGCTTGGAACTGTTTCCGCCCGATGCGGCCCTTGGATGCGCAGTGGATGTTCCAACACTGTCGGGTTCCGTCACCCTTCAAGTGCCTCCAGGGTCATCAAGTGGCCGCCTGCTGCGACTACGAGAACGCGGCCTGGTTTGGAATGACCGACAAGGTGATCAGCTGGTTGAAGTGGTCATCGTGATTCCTGCCCACCTGAACGATGACGAACAAGCCCTCTACCAGAGGCTTCAGGAGCTGAGTCTGGATCAAGGTCGGCTCTAA